The following are encoded together in the Deltaproteobacteria bacterium genome:
- a CDS encoding CvpA family protein, translated as MAADLVALGLLAICALLGAWRGAWASATALAALAAGGAASVAGAFALGPGVAAALGIPVWVGSAAAGSGSFLVTALAIGLAGRAARRAADARRGGAARSPLDRCAGALLGAARGAVLVLLLGVTTIWLDAARELAAPDPAPEPAADTPLRSLTRAALEGIAGAAGGQEANGAGVLAARVLAHPAESLGALRRVAEHPALAALADDPGFWGEIEAGRPDFALARPSFQALAGDGALRRDLATIGALDPAAAGDAARFRAALRPVLVELGPRLAALRRDPELLALAGDPTLADALARRDVLALLAHPAFQRALARTLSPPAPRG; from the coding sequence ATGGCTGCCGACCTCGTTGCCCTCGGGCTGCTCGCGATCTGCGCGCTGCTCGGAGCATGGCGCGGCGCGTGGGCGAGCGCGACGGCGCTGGCGGCGCTCGCGGCGGGCGGTGCGGCCTCCGTGGCCGGTGCGTTCGCGCTCGGCCCGGGCGTGGCGGCGGCGCTCGGGATCCCGGTCTGGGTGGGCAGTGCCGCCGCGGGCAGCGGGTCGTTCCTCGTGACGGCGCTGGCGATCGGGCTCGCCGGGCGCGCGGCGCGCCGCGCGGCCGACGCGCGCCGCGGCGGCGCGGCGCGCTCGCCGCTCGATCGGTGCGCGGGCGCCCTGCTCGGCGCGGCGCGCGGTGCCGTGCTGGTGCTGCTCCTCGGGGTGACCACGATCTGGCTCGACGCAGCGCGCGAGCTCGCCGCACCGGACCCTGCACCGGAGCCGGCTGCCGACACGCCGCTGCGATCGCTCACGCGCGCGGCGCTCGAGGGGATCGCCGGGGCCGCCGGCGGCCAGGAAGCGAACGGCGCGGGCGTGCTCGCGGCCCGCGTCCTCGCGCACCCGGCCGAGAGCCTCGGCGCGCTGCGCCGGGTCGCCGAGCACCCGGCGCTCGCCGCGCTCGCCGACGACCCCGGCTTCTGGGGCGAGATCGAGGCCGGCCGCCCCGACTTCGCGCTCGCGCGCCCGAGCTTCCAGGCGCTGGCCGGGGACGGGGCGCTGCGCCGAGACCTCGCCACCATCGGCGCCCTCGATCCTGCTGCGGCCGGCGACGCCGCCCGCTTCCGGGCGGCCCTGCGCCCCGTCCTCGTGGAGCTCGGCCCGCGCCTCGCCGCGCTCCGCCGCGATCCCGAGCTGCTCGCGCTCGCGGGCGATCCCACCCTCGCCGACGCCCTCGCCCGCCGCGACGTCCTCGCGCTCCTCGCCCACCCCGCCTTCCAGCGCGCGCTCGCGCGCACCCTCTCGCCCCCGGCTCCGCGCGGCTGA
- a CDS encoding MaoC family dehydratase N-terminal domain-containing protein: MADFEFPVDRTAILNFAAALGETNPIYWDEEHAKATPLGGVIAPPTFAVASALWNPEAGLRGIRQIPARQVPPGEADAGRAGSRSGGGGSARLLHGEQRFEYHQPLRAGMRLRVSSRPGRSWEKEGKRGGKLRFRETITELRDEEGVLVVTATSVGIVTEKAVEG; the protein is encoded by the coding sequence ATGGCCGACTTCGAGTTTCCCGTCGACCGCACGGCGATCCTGAACTTCGCGGCGGCGCTCGGGGAGACGAACCCGATCTACTGGGACGAGGAGCACGCGAAGGCGACCCCGCTCGGCGGCGTGATCGCGCCCCCGACCTTTGCCGTGGCATCGGCGCTCTGGAACCCCGAGGCGGGCCTGCGCGGGATCCGCCAGATCCCGGCGCGCCAGGTGCCGCCGGGCGAGGCGGACGCGGGCCGCGCGGGCAGCCGCAGCGGCGGAGGCGGCAGCGCGCGCCTGCTCCACGGCGAGCAACGCTTCGAGTACCACCAGCCGCTCCGGGCCGGCATGCGCCTGCGCGTCTCGAGCCGGCCGGGGCGGAGCTGGGAGAAGGAGGGCAAGCGCGGCGGCAAGCTGCGCTTCCGCGAGACGATCACCGAGCTGCGCGACGAGGAGGGCGTACTCGTCGTGACAGCGACAAGTGTCGGAATCGTCACCGAGAAGGCGGTGGAAGGATGA
- a CDS encoding rod shape-determining protein, which translates to MLHPFQSCELAIDLGTAATRVHAPARTVPLTRSSVIWRPGGARAALRQGVVVDGEAAAGVLGELLRQAGARGWRRPRALACVPSDASAEEQAAVVDAVRRAGAASVVIVAEPLAAAVGAGLAPDARQAQALVDIGEGVTDCAVVREGRVVHAGALRVAVADLRQAASEWIHEAVEIRVSPVESERVLREAGVARGRRTPQRIHVVGSPGCGFGPVRAWLDVDALHAALEPVSERIVAHVGAFLAGLPPDLAAEVADAGVCLTGGGALLDGMSGRLVGELERAVWRAPDPLLAVVDGARALARAGRLAPALR; encoded by the coding sequence GTGCTGCATCCCTTCCAGAGCTGCGAGCTCGCGATCGATCTCGGCACCGCCGCCACGCGCGTACACGCGCCCGCGCGCACGGTGCCGCTCACGCGCTCCTCGGTGATCTGGCGGCCGGGCGGCGCGCGCGCGGCGCTGCGCCAAGGCGTGGTCGTGGACGGCGAGGCCGCGGCGGGCGTGCTCGGCGAGCTCTTGCGCCAGGCGGGAGCGCGCGGCTGGCGGCGGCCGCGGGCGCTGGCCTGCGTGCCGAGCGACGCGAGCGCCGAAGAGCAGGCCGCGGTGGTGGACGCCGTGCGCCGCGCGGGAGCCGCGAGCGTCGTGATCGTGGCCGAGCCGCTCGCGGCCGCAGTCGGCGCCGGGCTCGCGCCCGACGCGCGCCAGGCGCAGGCGCTCGTCGACATCGGTGAGGGCGTCACCGATTGCGCCGTCGTGCGCGAGGGCCGCGTCGTCCACGCCGGCGCCCTGCGCGTGGCGGTGGCCGACCTGCGCCAGGCGGCCTCGGAGTGGATCCACGAGGCGGTGGAGATCCGCGTGAGCCCGGTCGAGTCGGAGCGCGTGCTGCGCGAGGCGGGGGTGGCGCGCGGCCGGCGCACGCCGCAGCGGATCCACGTGGTCGGAAGCCCCGGGTGCGGCTTCGGGCCCGTGCGCGCCTGGCTCGACGTGGACGCCCTGCACGCCGCGCTCGAGCCCGTGAGCGAGCGGATCGTCGCGCACGTCGGCGCCTTCCTCGCGGGCCTCCCGCCCGACCTGGCGGCCGAGGTCGCCGACGCCGGCGTGTGTCTGACCGGCGGCGGCGCGCTGCTCGACGGCATGAGCGGGCGGCTGGTCGGCGAGCTCGAGCGTGCGGTCTGGCGCGCCCCGGACCCGCTCCTCGCCGTCGTGGACGGCGCCCGCGCCCTGGCGCGCGCCGGCCGCCTGGCACCCGCGCTGCGCTGA
- a CDS encoding MFS transporter, protein MAPPALPLPTRLAYGVGALAEGTKNGAFEFFLFFYYTQVLGLSGTLAGAAMMIAPLVDAVADPLVGSLSDSTRSRLGRRHPYLYAAALPMAAGFALLFAPPPGLGQLGLFAWLTGFALLVRFAMTLYFVPHMALGAELSDDYGERTSIVAVRAFFGLLGGIGAPILGLAIWFRSTPDHPAGQLDAAGYPGFGGVLAIGMAAAIWASALGTHHRIPLLVRPAAAPEPFGAGRLVREVRAALASPSFRALFSGVVVFFVMRGVQTSLGLHMGTYFWRITSAELLELTIGSAAGVVVGLPVWTFAARRLDKKPTFLIGAAGFSAWVLLPPCLQIAGAWPAHGSPAYLPSLVAASALAAFFAAAALVTAGSMMADVADEHELATGRRQEGLLFGAQSLAAKSASGIGHQIAGLGLDAIAFPAGAAMDAVGPPQVLGLGLLAGPGVGLLAVVAIALLAGYRLDRTRHAAIAHALDERRGAAPLASAGAPEVSAAGSVRAPP, encoded by the coding sequence GTGGCCCCTCCCGCGCTGCCCCTCCCGACCCGCCTCGCCTACGGCGTCGGCGCGCTCGCCGAGGGCACCAAGAACGGCGCCTTCGAGTTCTTCCTGTTCTTCTACTACACGCAGGTGCTCGGGCTCTCGGGCACCCTGGCCGGCGCGGCGATGATGATCGCGCCGCTCGTCGATGCGGTGGCCGATCCGCTGGTCGGCTCGCTCTCGGACTCGACGCGAAGCCGGCTCGGACGCCGGCATCCCTATCTCTACGCGGCAGCGCTCCCGATGGCGGCCGGCTTCGCGCTGCTCTTCGCGCCCCCGCCCGGGCTCGGCCAGCTCGGGCTCTTCGCCTGGCTCACCGGCTTCGCGCTCCTCGTCCGCTTCGCGATGACGCTCTACTTCGTGCCGCACATGGCCCTCGGCGCCGAGCTCAGCGACGACTACGGCGAGCGCACCTCGATCGTCGCGGTGCGCGCGTTCTTCGGCCTGCTCGGTGGCATCGGCGCGCCGATCCTCGGGCTCGCGATCTGGTTCCGCTCGACGCCCGACCATCCGGCCGGACAGCTCGACGCGGCCGGCTATCCGGGCTTCGGGGGGGTGCTCGCGATCGGCATGGCGGCGGCGATCTGGGCCTCGGCGCTCGGCACCCATCACCGGATCCCGCTGCTCGTGCGCCCGGCCGCCGCGCCCGAGCCCTTCGGCGCGGGGCGGCTCGTGCGCGAGGTGCGGGCCGCCCTCGCGAGCCCCTCGTTCCGCGCGCTCTTCTCCGGCGTGGTGGTCTTCTTCGTGATGCGCGGCGTCCAGACCTCGCTCGGGCTCCACATGGGCACCTACTTCTGGCGCATCACGAGCGCGGAGCTCCTCGAGCTCACGATCGGCTCGGCGGCGGGCGTCGTCGTGGGGCTTCCGGTCTGGACCTTCGCGGCGCGCCGGCTCGACAAGAAGCCGACCTTCCTGATCGGCGCAGCCGGCTTCAGCGCGTGGGTGCTCCTGCCGCCGTGCCTCCAGATCGCGGGCGCGTGGCCGGCGCACGGGTCGCCGGCCTACCTCCCGTCGCTGGTCGCGGCGAGCGCGCTCGCGGCCTTCTTCGCCGCCGCGGCGCTCGTGACGGCGGGCTCGATGATGGCCGACGTCGCCGACGAGCACGAGCTCGCGACCGGCCGCCGCCAGGAGGGGCTCCTGTTCGGCGCGCAGTCGCTCGCCGCGAAGTCGGCCTCCGGGATCGGCCACCAGATCGCCGGCCTCGGGCTCGACGCGATCGCCTTCCCGGCGGGTGCGGCGATGGACGCGGTGGGCCCGCCGCAGGTGCTCGGGCTCGGCCTGCTCGCCGGGCCGGGCGTCGGGCTCCTCGCGGTGGTCGCGATCGCGCTCCTCGCCGGCTACCGCCTCGACCGCACGCGGCACGCCGCGATCGCGCATGCGCTCGACGAGCGGCGCGGCGCGGCGCCCCTCGCGAGCGCGGGGGCGCCCGAGGTCTCCGCCGCCGGCTCCGTGCGCGCGCCGCCCTGA
- a CDS encoding MaoC/PaaZ C-terminal domain-containing protein: protein MSAGSPKLRARELAVGTSREQVVVETLSRTQIVMYAGASGDFNPIHHDEPFATGGAGYPSVFAHGMLTMGLTGRLLTDWLGDGVLRSFGVRFVRQVWPGDTLTARGTVTAVEADGRVAIELVTTNQRGEPVVAGEAVAQLPA from the coding sequence ATGAGCGCTGGAAGCCCGAAGCTGCGCGCGCGCGAGCTCGCCGTGGGTACGAGCCGCGAGCAGGTGGTCGTGGAGACCCTCTCACGCACCCAGATCGTGATGTACGCGGGCGCCTCCGGCGACTTCAACCCGATCCACCACGACGAGCCCTTCGCGACCGGGGGCGCCGGCTACCCCTCCGTGTTCGCCCACGGCATGCTGACGATGGGGCTCACGGGGCGGCTGCTCACCGACTGGCTCGGCGACGGCGTCCTGCGCTCCTTCGGCGTGCGCTTCGTGCGCCAGGTCTGGCCGGGCGACACGCTCACCGCCAGGGGCACGGTGACGGCCGTCGAAGCCGACGGCCGGGTCGCGATCGAGCTCGTGACGACCAACCAGCGCGGAGAGCCGGTGGTGGCAGGCGAGGCCGTCGCCCAGCTCCCGGCTTGA
- a CDS encoding VOC family protein: protein MGDPSREPIRERIDVGATHLALVASDLARSLAFYERYAGMKIVHDRTDPGGARVVWLSDLTRPFVLVLIEGRVEARLGGACHLGVGCASREEVDRLAGAARAEGCLELGPTDSGAPVGYWAFLRDPDGHHLELSYGQEVGLTVAHAKEPGA from the coding sequence GTGGGCGACCCGAGCCGCGAGCCGATCCGGGAGCGCATCGACGTCGGCGCGACCCACCTCGCGCTGGTCGCCTCCGACCTCGCGCGCAGCCTCGCCTTCTACGAGCGCTACGCCGGGATGAAGATCGTGCACGATCGCACGGATCCCGGCGGCGCCCGCGTGGTCTGGCTCTCGGACCTGACGCGCCCCTTCGTGCTGGTGCTGATCGAGGGGCGCGTCGAAGCGCGGCTCGGTGGCGCCTGCCACCTCGGGGTCGGCTGTGCCTCGCGCGAGGAGGTGGACCGCCTGGCCGGAGCCGCGCGTGCCGAGGGGTGTCTCGAGCTCGGCCCGACCGACTCGGGTGCGCCGGTCGGCTACTGGGCCTTCCTGCGCGACCCGGACGGCCACCACCTCGAGCTCTCCTACGGCCAGGAGGTGGGTCTCACCGTCGCGCACGCGAAGGAGCCGGGCGCCTGA
- a CDS encoding nitroreductase family deazaflavin-dependent oxidoreductase, whose product MPDFSLFGDEHVRQYEATGGRTGHDWNGASVLILHTRGRRTGELRKFPLIYGRHGSDYVIVASRGGSPEHPGWYKNLLTHPEVEIQVHDAVVPVTARTATPLEKRRLWPIMTAQWPDYDKYQAGTTRDIPVVLLTPR is encoded by the coding sequence ATGCCCGACTTCAGCCTCTTCGGCGACGAGCACGTCCGGCAGTACGAGGCCACCGGCGGCCGCACCGGTCACGACTGGAACGGCGCCTCGGTCCTGATCCTCCACACCCGGGGCCGCCGGACCGGCGAGCTCCGCAAGTTCCCCCTGATCTACGGCCGGCACGGGAGCGACTACGTGATCGTCGCCTCGCGCGGCGGCTCGCCCGAGCACCCGGGCTGGTACAAGAACCTGCTCACGCACCCCGAGGTCGAGATCCAGGTGCACGACGCCGTCGTGCCCGTCACGGCGCGCACCGCGACCCCGCTCGAGAAGCGCCGCCTGTGGCCGATCATGACCGCCCAGTGGCCGGACTACGACAAGTACCAGGCCGGCACCACGCGCGACATTCCCGTGGTGTTGCTGACCCCGCGCTGA
- the rnk gene encoding nucleoside diphosphate kinase regulator gives MTASAKLPPALIVSRFDLERLERLLDRVGGGENLDLLRAELDRADVVEPKDVPPDVVTMNSQVRVVDEATGEESELRLVFPAAADAERGAISVLAPIGSALLGLRVGATIEWPVPDGRARRIRVIAVSYQPEAAGDHHL, from the coding sequence ATGACGGCCTCTGCCAAGCTTCCGCCCGCGCTGATCGTCTCCCGCTTCGACCTCGAGCGGCTCGAGCGCCTGCTCGATCGCGTCGGCGGCGGCGAGAACCTCGACCTGCTGCGGGCGGAGCTCGACCGGGCGGACGTCGTCGAGCCGAAGGACGTCCCCCCCGACGTCGTCACGATGAACTCGCAGGTGCGGGTGGTCGACGAGGCCACCGGCGAGGAGTCCGAGCTGCGGCTCGTGTTCCCGGCGGCCGCGGATGCCGAGCGCGGCGCGATCTCCGTGCTCGCGCCGATCGGCAGCGCGCTGCTCGGGCTGCGCGTCGGCGCCACGATCGAGTGGCCGGTGCCCGACGGCCGCGCGCGCCGGATCCGGGTGATCGCCGTCTCCTACCAGCCCGAGGCGGCCGGCGACCACCACCTGTAG
- a CDS encoding ATP-binding protein, whose amino-acid sequence MVPTARDTARERAQNLWASFERKFAPIARAALFDAAPAVGVDDIGGLAAAKEEVLTYACAATNPEVYAHWGTFPPSGVLLIGRAGVGKTLLAKALATRSGTSFVGVDVPRLVVEVIHRGGQAGELLAGWSQALVEMPPLTVFFEELEFSRADEIGSRRPDLPVGPIMDFLLDLLDRTIAIEGTLVVGSTAHPDTLRTAFLAERRFERVVEVDPQFPEDVIAALRIHQLAAEKRAGRSLFDAVDWQAVVSRYQGPSTGEWIRVLHGALRRKARCQAAGEDEGPVTTADLQGEVERLRAARTRLPEPGAGIYL is encoded by the coding sequence ATGGTGCCGACCGCCCGCGACACCGCCCGCGAGCGCGCCCAGAACCTGTGGGCCTCCTTCGAGCGCAAGTTCGCCCCGATCGCGCGGGCCGCGCTCTTCGACGCGGCGCCCGCGGTCGGGGTCGACGACATCGGCGGGCTCGCGGCGGCGAAGGAGGAGGTCCTCACCTACGCCTGCGCCGCGACGAACCCCGAGGTCTACGCGCACTGGGGCACCTTCCCGCCGAGCGGGGTCCTCCTGATCGGCCGCGCGGGGGTCGGCAAGACCCTGCTCGCCAAGGCCCTCGCGACCCGCAGCGGGACCAGCTTCGTCGGTGTCGACGTGCCGCGGCTCGTGGTCGAGGTGATCCATCGCGGCGGCCAGGCGGGCGAGCTGCTCGCGGGCTGGAGCCAGGCGCTCGTGGAGATGCCCCCGCTCACGGTCTTCTTCGAGGAGCTCGAGTTCTCGCGCGCCGACGAGATCGGCAGCCGGCGCCCGGACCTGCCGGTAGGCCCGATCATGGACTTCCTGCTCGATCTCCTCGACCGCACCATCGCGATCGAGGGCACGCTCGTGGTGGGCTCGACGGCGCACCCCGACACGCTGCGCACGGCGTTCCTCGCCGAGCGCCGTTTCGAGCGCGTCGTCGAGGTCGACCCGCAGTTTCCCGAGGACGTGATCGCCGCGCTGCGCATCCACCAGCTCGCCGCCGAGAAGCGTGCGGGGCGTTCGCTCTTCGACGCGGTCGACTGGCAGGCGGTGGTGAGCCGCTACCAGGGCCCCAGCACCGGCGAGTGGATCCGCGTCCTGCACGGGGCGCTGCGCCGCAAGGCGCGCTGCCAGGCGGCGGGCGAGGACGAGGGCCCCGTGACGACGGCGGACCTCCAGGGCGAGGTCGAGCGGCTGCGCGCCGCCCGCACCCGCCTGCCCGAGCCCGGCGCCGGCATCTACCTCTGA
- a CDS encoding DNA-3-methyladenine glycosylase 2 family protein, giving the protein MPDRLDPAALARAARTLARRDPVLGALIRRVGVCGLERRGDPYRYLVRSVLHQQITGHAARAIEARLAARFGGRLPAPAVLRAAAPAELRACGLSRQKIASLHAIAAAFDDRVLDARRLARLDDDGVVEAVTAVRGVGPWTAHMLLLFSLGRLDVLPVGDYGVRKSAMLLYGLPELPKPAQLAALAEPWRPWRSVASWYLWRALDPVAPG; this is encoded by the coding sequence GTGCCCGACCGCCTCGACCCCGCCGCACTCGCGCGCGCCGCCCGCACGCTCGCGCGGCGCGACCCGGTCCTCGGCGCGCTGATCCGGCGCGTCGGTGTCTGTGGCCTCGAGCGACGCGGGGACCCCTATCGCTACCTCGTGCGCTCGGTGCTCCACCAGCAGATCACCGGCCACGCGGCGCGCGCGATCGAGGCGCGCCTCGCCGCCCGCTTCGGCGGCCGCCTCCCGGCGCCCGCCGTGCTGCGCGCCGCAGCGCCCGCGGAGCTGCGCGCGTGCGGCCTCTCGCGCCAGAAGATCGCCTCGCTGCACGCGATCGCCGCCGCCTTCGACGACCGCGTGCTCGACGCGCGCCGCCTGGCCCGCCTCGACGACGACGGGGTCGTCGAGGCCGTCACCGCCGTGCGGGGCGTGGGCCCGTGGACCGCCCACATGCTGCTCCTGTTCTCGCTCGGCCGGCTCGACGTGCTCCCGGTCGGCGACTACGGGGTCCGCAAGAGCGCGATGCTCCTCTACGGCCTGCCCGAGCTGCCGAAGCCGGCACAGCTCGCAGCACTCGCCGAGCCCTGGCGCCCCTGGCGCTCGGTGGCGTCCTGGTACCTGTGGCGCGCCCTCGACCCGGTGGCGCCGGGCTGA
- a CDS encoding DnaJ domain-containing protein codes for MAKAMAKAVEAASLDMQREKGRLDETPLPALLLALYRRRASGRLELAREGVAKRVWLREGVPVLAESNLPSESLGIQLLDAGRIRRDDYAKLVEAVRERRCKEGAALLALGMIGPQELFGALKDQVRRRLLDAMGWPHGEWSFDAADAPAADTSAFRCDPVALTHEGVAIHWPPARLRAALAAALPRYPEPGPRFAALAGRLHRDPDVERLLAGLDGQRTLAEVLGEAPGPTVLAAAWVLAALEAAVWHEAPLAAGAATQATPGGDAGPEFEIVIGSAAAPDAPPAAASAAGSARPAAARGPAPDAAALRREIVALHERLREHDHYGVLGLAPDAPLAAVKRAYFAAAKRFHPDALGVLGLGDLRGQAQEVFARIVQAYETLSDPARRRDYDQGLAGDEGGEAARVMQAEALYRKAEILLRAGNFNGAHDFLRAAVQLYPEEAAYQSAHGWALYKKSPSDPKAARGPLERAIALEGQDAVAHFRLGLVLRALGEEAAAKRELELARRLDPKVK; via the coding sequence ATGGCGAAGGCGATGGCGAAGGCCGTGGAGGCCGCGTCCCTGGACATGCAGCGCGAGAAGGGGCGACTCGACGAGACGCCGCTGCCGGCACTGCTCCTGGCGCTCTACCGCCGGCGCGCCTCGGGCCGGCTCGAGCTCGCGCGCGAGGGCGTGGCCAAGCGCGTCTGGCTCCGGGAAGGCGTCCCGGTGCTGGCGGAGTCGAACCTGCCGAGCGAGAGCCTCGGCATCCAGCTCCTCGACGCCGGCCGGATCCGCCGCGACGACTACGCGAAGCTCGTCGAGGCGGTGCGCGAGCGCCGCTGCAAGGAGGGCGCCGCCCTGCTCGCCCTCGGCATGATCGGCCCGCAGGAGCTCTTCGGCGCGCTCAAGGACCAGGTGCGCCGGCGCCTGCTCGACGCGATGGGCTGGCCGCACGGCGAGTGGAGCTTCGACGCGGCCGACGCCCCGGCCGCCGACACCTCGGCCTTCCGCTGCGACCCGGTCGCGTTGACACACGAGGGCGTCGCCATCCACTGGCCGCCCGCGCGGCTGCGCGCGGCGCTCGCGGCCGCGCTGCCCCGCTACCCCGAGCCCGGCCCGCGCTTCGCGGCGCTGGCGGGCCGGCTGCACCGGGATCCCGACGTCGAACGCCTGCTCGCCGGCCTCGACGGCCAGCGTACGCTCGCCGAGGTCCTCGGCGAGGCGCCGGGCCCGACCGTGCTCGCCGCCGCCTGGGTGCTCGCCGCGCTCGAGGCCGCCGTCTGGCACGAGGCCCCCCTGGCAGCCGGAGCCGCCACGCAGGCGACGCCGGGAGGCGACGCGGGTCCGGAGTTCGAGATCGTGATCGGAAGCGCCGCCGCCCCGGACGCCCCGCCGGCCGCCGCGAGCGCCGCCGGCAGCGCGCGTCCGGCTGCCGCGCGGGGGCCCGCGCCCGACGCCGCCGCCTTGCGCCGCGAGATCGTCGCGCTGCACGAGCGCCTTCGCGAGCACGATCACTACGGCGTCCTCGGCCTCGCGCCCGACGCGCCGCTCGCCGCGGTCAAGCGCGCCTACTTCGCGGCCGCCAAGCGCTTCCATCCCGACGCGCTCGGGGTGCTCGGGCTCGGCGACCTGCGCGGGCAGGCCCAGGAGGTGTTCGCGCGCATCGTGCAGGCCTACGAGACGCTCTCCGACCCGGCACGCCGCCGCGACTACGACCAGGGCCTCGCGGGCGACGAAGGCGGCGAGGCTGCTCGCGTGATGCAGGCCGAGGCGCTCTACCGCAAGGCCGAGATCCTGCTGCGCGCCGGCAACTTCAACGGCGCGCACGACTTCCTGCGTGCCGCCGTCCAGCTCTATCCGGAGGAGGCGGCCTACCAGTCGGCGCACGGCTGGGCGCTCTACAAGAAGAGCCCCTCCGATCCGAAGGCCGCACGCGGGCCCCTCGAGCGGGCGATCGCGCTCGAGGGCCAGGATGCCGTTGCCCACTTCCGGCTCGGCCTCGTGCTGCGCGCGCTCGGCGAGGAGGCCGCCGCCAAGCGCGAGCTCGAGCTCGCGCGGCGGCTCGATCCCAAGGTGAAGTAG
- a CDS encoding response regulator produces the protein MNPAESMVSEQTILFVDDEVNILKALKRLTRHEPWMVLCAARGSEALELLERSPAQVVVSDQRMPEMSGVDLLQSVRDRHPDVVRMMLTGYTEMNVAVEAINRGEIFRLITKPWNDEELKATIRQAFDHYHLKREIKRLNHVTREQNFKLQDMNRNLEAKVRERTKQLAEKHQELRTAYVQTIRALAEAVDAKDAYTRGHSERVGVYASKIAREMSFPKEFIERVYIAGLLHDVGKIGVPDHIITKPDRLTEEEYEEIKKHPEIGAKILEPVTFLADVVPCVRHHHEWYDGSCQGYPFRLRGDDIPLPSRVILVADTVEAMTSDRPYRKALPLEAVVRELHAYSGTQFDPVAVKAMLLLLEREGERFLRKDQKFDIYEFIEG, from the coding sequence GTGAACCCAGCGGAGTCCATGGTGAGCGAGCAGACCATCCTCTTCGTCGACGACGAGGTGAACATCCTGAAGGCGCTCAAGCGCCTGACGCGCCACGAGCCCTGGATGGTGCTGTGCGCGGCGCGCGGCTCCGAGGCGCTCGAGCTGCTCGAGCGCTCGCCCGCGCAGGTGGTCGTCTCCGACCAGCGCATGCCCGAGATGAGCGGCGTCGACCTCCTCCAGTCGGTGCGCGATCGCCATCCCGACGTCGTGCGCATGATGCTGACCGGCTACACCGAGATGAACGTCGCGGTCGAGGCGATCAACCGCGGCGAGATCTTCCGGCTGATCACGAAGCCCTGGAACGACGAGGAGCTGAAGGCCACGATCCGCCAGGCCTTCGACCACTACCACCTCAAGCGCGAGATCAAGCGCCTCAACCACGTCACCCGCGAGCAGAACTTCAAGCTCCAGGACATGAACCGCAACCTGGAGGCCAAGGTGCGCGAGCGCACCAAGCAGCTCGCCGAGAAGCACCAGGAGCTGCGCACCGCCTATGTACAGACGATCCGCGCGCTCGCCGAGGCGGTGGACGCCAAGGACGCCTACACGCGCGGCCACTCCGAGCGGGTGGGGGTCTACGCCTCCAAGATCGCCCGCGAGATGAGCTTCCCGAAGGAGTTCATCGAGCGGGTCTACATCGCCGGTCTGCTGCACGACGTGGGCAAGATCGGGGTTCCCGACCACATCATCACCAAGCCCGACCGCCTTACCGAAGAGGAGTACGAGGAGATCAAGAAGCACCCGGAGATCGGGGCCAAGATCCTCGAGCCGGTGACCTTCCTCGCCGACGTGGTGCCCTGCGTGCGCCACCATCACGAGTGGTACGACGGCTCCTGCCAGGGTTACCCCTTCCGCCTGCGCGGCGACGACATCCCGCTGCCCTCGCGCGTGATCCTGGTGGCCGACACGGTCGAGGCCATGACCAGCGACCGCCCCTACCGCAAGGCGCTGCCGCTCGAGGCGGTGGTGCGCGAGCTCCACGCCTACAGCGGCACGCAGTTCGACCCGGTGGCCGTGAAGGCGATGCTGCTGCTGCTCGAGCGCGAAGGCGAGCGCTTCCTGCGCAAGGACCAGAAGTTCGACATCTACGAGTTCATCGAGGGCTAG